In Flavobacterium sp. N1736, the following are encoded in one genomic region:
- a CDS encoding 3-deoxy-D-manno-octulosonic acid transferase: MLFLYNLVISIAGFFLKIIALFSPKIKLFIDGRKNIFAVLEEKIKPTDKTIWFHSASLGEYEQGLPVIEKIKEKYPLHKIIVTFFSPSGYEVRKNNTVADVTIYLPLDTKKNAKRFLKLVHPEKAFFIKYEFWLNYLKELETSKTPTYLISGIFRDSQMFFKWYGGFYRKALKAFTYFFVQNEVSKQKIEAIGFDNVIVSGDTRFDRVNAILERDNSLDFIEKFKNNQTTIVIGSSWPKDEALLAEYINQAPENVKFIIAPHNIKADQISNLKSQIKKTSILFSEKENADLSNYQVFIIDTVGLLTKIYSYGTIAYVGGGFGNPGIHNILEPATFGIPIIIGPNYSNFAEAVQLVELGGCIVISNKEELKSSFDQLITDENFLNEKGQICRSFIQDNTGATDRILKIVL; the protein is encoded by the coding sequence ATGCTTTTTCTATACAATTTAGTTATTTCTATTGCCGGCTTTTTTCTTAAAATTATTGCACTTTTTAGTCCAAAAATTAAGCTTTTTATTGATGGAAGAAAAAATATTTTTGCTGTTTTAGAAGAAAAAATAAAACCAACAGACAAAACGATTTGGTTTCATTCTGCCTCACTTGGTGAATATGAGCAAGGTTTGCCTGTAATCGAAAAAATTAAAGAAAAATATCCTTTACATAAAATTATTGTCACGTTTTTTTCGCCTTCGGGATATGAAGTACGCAAAAACAATACTGTTGCCGATGTTACGATATACCTGCCTTTAGATACCAAAAAAAATGCAAAACGTTTTTTAAAACTGGTACATCCTGAAAAGGCATTTTTTATTAAATATGAATTTTGGTTAAACTATTTAAAAGAATTAGAAACAAGCAAAACTCCGACTTATCTGATTTCGGGGATTTTTAGAGACAGCCAGATGTTTTTTAAATGGTATGGCGGTTTTTACAGAAAAGCATTAAAAGCTTTCACTTATTTCTTTGTTCAGAATGAAGTTTCAAAACAAAAAATTGAAGCTATAGGTTTTGATAATGTAATTGTATCCGGCGACACTCGTTTTGATCGTGTTAATGCTATTTTAGAAAGAGATAACTCGCTTGATTTTATTGAAAAATTTAAAAACAATCAGACTACCATAGTTATCGGAAGTTCATGGCCAAAAGACGAAGCTTTACTGGCAGAATATATCAATCAGGCTCCGGAGAATGTAAAATTCATAATTGCCCCGCACAATATTAAGGCAGATCAAATTTCAAATCTGAAATCGCAAATTAAAAAAACAAGTATTTTATTTTCTGAGAAAGAGAATGCTGATTTATCAAATTATCAGGTTTTTATAATTGACACTGTTGGGCTGCTAACAAAAATATATAGTTACGGAACGATCGCTTATGTTGGCGGTGGTTTTGGAAATCCGGGTATTCACAATATTTTAGAACCTGCTACATTTGGAATTCCGATTATAATAGGACCCAATTATTCGAATTTTGCCGAAGCTGTTCAGTTGGTCGAACTTGGAGGATGCATTGTAATATCGAATAAGGAAGAACTAAAAAGCAGTTTTGATCAACTGATTACCGATGAAAATTTCCTGAATGAAAAAGGGCAAATTTGCAGGTCGTTTATTCAGGATAATACAGGTGCAACTGATCGCATTCTAAAAATCGTTTTATAA
- a CDS encoding DegT/DnrJ/EryC1/StrS family aminotransferase gives MKKIQMVDLKSQYEKIKATVDASIQEVLDTNTYINGPLVHQFQKNLEDYLGAKHVIPCANGTDALQIAMMALDLKPGDEVITADFTFAATVEVIALLQLTPVLVDVDMTNMNIDIEAIKKAITPKTKAIVPVHLFGRAANMDAIMEIAAEHNLYIIEDNAQAIGADYISKSGEKTKVGVIGHVAATSFFPSKNLGCYGDGGAIFTNDDKLAHIIRGIVNHGMYERYHHDVVGVNSRLDSIQAGVLNAKLPLLDEYNKARRRAASKYNAAFAGHKNIITPDFDANENDHVFHQYVLRIIDADRNALMQHLLDKAIPCAIYYPIPLHSQKAYVDVRYKEEQFPVTNQLVKEVIALPMHTELDDEQIKFITDSVLEFLNK, from the coding sequence ATGAAAAAAATTCAAATGGTTGACTTAAAGAGTCAATATGAAAAAATAAAAGCTACTGTTGACGCATCAATTCAAGAAGTTTTAGATACAAATACTTATATAAACGGACCTCTGGTTCACCAGTTTCAAAAGAATCTTGAGGATTATTTAGGGGCAAAACACGTAATTCCGTGTGCCAATGGTACAGATGCTTTGCAAATCGCCATGATGGCTTTAGATTTAAAACCGGGCGATGAGGTAATTACTGCAGATTTTACTTTTGCGGCTACAGTTGAGGTTATTGCTTTGCTGCAATTAACACCGGTTTTAGTTGATGTTGATATGACAAATATGAACATTGATATCGAAGCAATTAAAAAAGCAATTACGCCAAAAACAAAGGCAATTGTTCCCGTGCATTTATTTGGCCGCGCTGCCAACATGGATGCAATTATGGAAATTGCTGCCGAACATAATTTGTATATAATTGAAGATAATGCACAAGCTATTGGAGCCGATTATATTTCTAAATCAGGCGAAAAAACAAAAGTTGGTGTGATTGGACATGTTGCTGCAACTTCATTTTTTCCATCAAAAAACTTAGGTTGTTATGGTGATGGAGGTGCAATTTTTACAAACGACGATAAACTGGCGCACATTATTCGCGGAATCGTAAATCACGGAATGTACGAGCGTTATCATCATGATGTTGTGGGTGTAAATTCTCGTTTAGATAGTATTCAGGCAGGAGTTTTAAATGCAAAATTACCTTTGTTAGACGAATATAATAAGGCACGTCGTCGTGCAGCTTCAAAATATAATGCAGCTTTTGCAGGGCATAAAAATATTATTACTCCAGATTTTGACGCAAACGAAAATGATCACGTTTTTCATCAGTATGTGTTGAGAATTATCGATGCAGACAGAAATGCTTTAATGCAGCATTTATTGGATAAAGCAATTCCTTGTGCTATTTATTATCCAATTCCGTTGCATTCGCAAAAAGCGTATGTAGATGTTCGTTATAAAGAAGAACAATTTCCGGTTACAAATCAATTAGTAAAAGAGGTTATTGCTTTGCCAATGCATACAGAGCTTGATGATGAGCAAATTAAATTCATTACAGATTCTGTTTTAGAATTTTTAAACAAATAA
- a CDS encoding nuclear transport factor 2 family protein: protein MKSFSVLVLMVLVQFSAFAQKSNVKEETAVGNRVEILRKAMIDADGVKLKELTSENLNYVHSNGNFQNQTEFIDGIVSGKSDFVTIDFQNQTITIQNDVAIVRHVLAAHTKDDGVDRDIKIGIMLVWQKQKNNWVLIARQAYKLTT, encoded by the coding sequence ATGAAAAGTTTCTCTGTTTTAGTTTTGATGGTTCTTGTTCAGTTTTCGGCTTTTGCTCAAAAATCGAATGTTAAAGAAGAAACCGCTGTTGGTAATCGTGTTGAAATTTTGCGTAAGGCAATGATTGATGCTGATGGAGTGAAATTAAAGGAACTAACTTCTGAAAATTTGAATTATGTTCATTCCAATGGTAATTTTCAAAACCAAACAGAATTCATAGACGGAATAGTGAGTGGGAAATCTGACTTTGTGACTATAGATTTTCAAAACCAAACCATAACTATTCAAAATGATGTTGCAATAGTAAGACATGTTTTGGCGGCACATACCAAAGATGACGGAGTTGACAGAGATATTAAAATAGGAATAATGCTTGTTTGGCAAAAGCAAAAGAATAACTGGGTTCTTATTGCAAGGCAGGCTTATAAATTAACGACATAA
- the galE gene encoding UDP-glucose 4-epimerase GalE, translating into MKVLVTGGLGFIGSHTVVELQNEGFEVVIIDNLSNSSEDVLKGIVNITGKKPLFEKIDLREKTAVQDFFKKHSDVTGVIHFAASKAVGESVENPLLYYENNISSLVYLLQELKEKPEASFIFSSSCTVYGQAEKMPITEDAPVQTAMSPYGNTKQIGEEIITDTTKVTNISAILLRYFNPVGAHPSTEIGELPLGVPQNLVPFITQTGMGLRQELSVFGNDYPTPDGTAVRDYIHVVDLAKAHVIALQRLLNKKNIQKVETFNLGTGKGSSVLEVIHSFEKVSNKKLPYKIMPRREGDITEAYANTDKANNVLGWKAELSLDEAMASAWKWEQKVRS; encoded by the coding sequence ATGAAAGTATTAGTAACAGGAGGATTAGGTTTTATTGGTTCTCACACTGTAGTCGAATTGCAAAATGAAGGCTTTGAAGTGGTGATAATTGATAATCTTTCTAATTCTTCGGAAGATGTTTTAAAAGGAATCGTAAATATTACAGGGAAAAAACCGCTGTTTGAAAAAATAGATTTAAGAGAAAAAACGGCAGTACAGGATTTCTTTAAAAAACATAGTGACGTTACAGGAGTAATTCATTTTGCAGCTTCAAAAGCAGTTGGCGAAAGTGTTGAAAACCCGTTATTGTATTATGAAAATAACATTAGCAGTTTGGTTTATCTTTTGCAGGAACTAAAAGAAAAACCGGAAGCAAGTTTTATTTTCAGTTCGTCATGTACAGTTTACGGTCAAGCCGAAAAAATGCCAATTACCGAAGATGCGCCCGTTCAGACAGCAATGTCTCCTTATGGAAACACAAAACAAATTGGCGAAGAAATCATTACAGATACCACAAAAGTTACAAACATAAGTGCTATTTTATTGCGTTATTTTAATCCGGTTGGAGCACATCCAAGTACAGAAATTGGAGAATTGCCTTTAGGCGTTCCTCAGAATTTAGTGCCTTTTATTACACAAACCGGAATGGGATTACGTCAGGAATTATCTGTTTTTGGAAACGATTATCCAACACCTGACGGAACTGCTGTTCGTGATTATATTCACGTAGTAGATTTAGCAAAAGCACACGTAATTGCATTGCAGCGTTTGTTGAATAAAAAGAATATACAAAAAGTAGAAACCTTTAATCTTGGAACCGGAAAAGGAAGCTCGGTTCTGGAAGTAATTCATAGTTTTGAAAAAGTGAGCAATAAAAAATTGCCATACAAAATCATGCCGCGTCGCGAAGGTGATATCACCGAAGCTTACGCCAATACAGATAAAGCAAATAATGTTTTGGGCTGGAAAGCAGAATTAAGTCTGGACGAAGCAATGGCAAGTGCCTGGAAATGGGAACAGAAAGTTCGTTCTTAG
- the fabD gene encoding ACP S-malonyltransferase, translating to MKAYVFPGQGAQFTGMGKDLYESSALAKELFEKANEILGFRITDIMFEGTAEELKETKVTQPAVFLHSVILAKTLGEDFKPEMVAGHSLGEFSALVANGALSFEDGLKLVSQRALAMQKACEITPSTMAAVLGLADNIVEEVCASIDGIVVAANYNCPGQLVISGETSAVEKACEAMKAAGAKRALILPVGGAFHSPMMEPAREELAAAIEATTFSTPICPVYQNVTANAVSDANEIKKNLIIQLTAPVKWTQSVQQMIADGATLFTEVGPGKVLAGLINKIDKEAVTANA from the coding sequence ATGAAGGCATACGTATTTCCGGGTCAAGGCGCACAATTTACAGGAATGGGCAAAGACTTATATGAATCATCGGCTTTAGCCAAAGAATTATTCGAAAAAGCTAACGAAATTTTAGGTTTTAGAATTACAGATATTATGTTTGAAGGCACTGCCGAAGAACTAAAAGAGACTAAAGTTACGCAACCGGCTGTTTTTTTACACTCGGTTATTTTAGCAAAAACTTTAGGCGAAGATTTTAAACCAGAAATGGTTGCAGGACATTCTTTAGGAGAATTTTCTGCATTGGTTGCCAACGGAGCTTTATCTTTTGAAGATGGTCTTAAATTAGTTTCGCAACGTGCTCTTGCTATGCAAAAAGCCTGCGAAATTACTCCATCTACAATGGCTGCAGTTTTAGGTTTAGCCGATAATATTGTGGAGGAAGTTTGCGCTTCTATCGACGGAATTGTGGTTGCTGCAAACTATAACTGTCCGGGACAATTGGTAATTTCTGGAGAAACTTCTGCTGTTGAAAAAGCTTGTGAAGCTATGAAAGCTGCAGGAGCAAAACGTGCTTTAATTTTACCTGTTGGAGGAGCATTTCACTCACCAATGATGGAACCCGCAAGAGAAGAATTAGCTGCAGCTATTGAAGCGACTACATTCTCAACTCCTATTTGCCCGGTTTACCAAAACGTAACGGCAAATGCGGTTTCTGATGCAAACGAAATCAAAAAGAACTTAATTATACAATTGACCGCTCCGGTAAAATGGACGCAATCTGTTCAGCAAATGATCGCTGACGGGGCTACTTTATTTACAGAAGTTGGTCCGGGAAAAGTGTTGGCCGGCTTGATTAATAAAATTGACAAAGAAGCGGTTACAGCGAATGCTTAA
- a CDS encoding DUF983 domain-containing protein produces the protein MSSALTHILSNECPVCHKGKVFKDNNIFLSFGLPKMNEYCSHCNYKFQKEPGYFFGAMYVNYGLTVAQGIATYCIAQFFFEKNFDLRIIPIIAVVITLLTSFNLRFSRLVWIYMFKDYTS, from the coding sequence ATGTCAAGTGCATTAACTCATATTTTAAGCAATGAATGTCCGGTTTGTCATAAAGGAAAAGTTTTTAAAGACAACAATATTTTTCTAAGTTTTGGTTTACCAAAAATGAATGAATATTGCAGTCATTGTAATTATAAATTCCAGAAAGAACCTGGTTATTTCTTTGGCGCAATGTATGTAAACTACGGATTAACAGTTGCTCAGGGAATAGCAACCTATTGTATTGCGCAGTTTTTCTTCGAAAAAAACTTCGATTTAAGAATCATACCTATTATTGCTGTTGTCATCACTTTACTTACTTCTTTCAATCTTCGATTTTCAAGATTAGTGTGGATTTATATGTTTAAGGATTATACGAGCTAA
- a CDS encoding AraC family transcriptional regulator — protein MKKYPIYSVQNFSCNDVHRDFYVNTFTEHLKNHSFVEEPHRHDSYLMVFFTNGSGLHEVDFDQFEIKTGSLFVLQPGQMHHWSLSEDIEGFVIIFSQELYNLYFGQKNITDYNFYHSIHNRPEMVFEENEIPKILPYFNLLIQENNQENKLQLDKLLNLLDCIHIEISRKYSETYSHQAHSYNIKINKFETLLEEYFRTEKLPSFYAEKLNITLKHLNRICNEILQKTATEVITDRVILEIKRMLIDKQLAVNEIAFKVGYEDYSYFSRFFKKQTGLSPTEFRNTVR, from the coding sequence ATGAAAAAATATCCAATTTATAGTGTTCAGAATTTTAGCTGTAATGATGTTCATCGTGATTTTTATGTAAACACTTTTACAGAACATTTAAAAAACCATAGTTTTGTCGAAGAGCCGCATCGTCATGACTCTTATTTAATGGTTTTTTTTACGAATGGTTCCGGATTACATGAAGTCGATTTTGACCAATTTGAAATAAAAACAGGAAGTTTATTTGTCCTGCAACCCGGACAAATGCATCATTGGAGTTTGTCTGAAGATATTGAAGGCTTTGTAATTATTTTTTCGCAGGAATTATATAATCTGTATTTCGGACAAAAAAACATCACTGATTATAATTTTTATCATTCGATTCACAATCGGCCAGAAATGGTTTTTGAAGAAAATGAAATACCTAAAATACTGCCTTATTTTAATTTACTAATTCAGGAAAATAATCAGGAAAATAAATTGCAATTAGACAAATTACTGAATTTATTAGATTGCATTCATATCGAAATTTCAAGAAAATATAGCGAGACTTATTCGCATCAGGCACATTCGTACAATATTAAAATAAATAAGTTTGAAACACTTTTAGAAGAATATTTCAGAACAGAAAAATTACCTTCTTTTTACGCAGAGAAATTGAATATCACATTAAAACACTTAAACCGAATCTGCAATGAAATTCTTCAAAAAACAGCAACAGAAGTTATTACAGATCGCGTTATTTTAGAAATAAAAAGAATGCTGATTGATAAACAATTGGCTGTAAACGAAATCGCTTTTAAGGTTGGTTATGAAGATTATTCGTATTTCTCCAGATTCTTCAAAAAACAAACCGGACTTTCTCCAACAGAATTTAGAAATACTGTGCGATGA
- a CDS encoding YceI family protein, whose product MATTKWSIDPTHSEIGFKVKHMMFTNVSGKFGTYDATITTEGNDFENAAIEFSGDIASIDTANADRDGHLRSADFFDAENNPKLTFKGSSFKKIDAGDYELTGDLNIKGVSKSVKFPVEFSGIMTDPWGNTKVGLSIEGKINRKDWGLNWNSALETGGVLVGEEVRLNIELQFVKQA is encoded by the coding sequence ATGGCAACTACAAAATGGTCAATTGACCCAACTCACTCAGAAATTGGTTTTAAAGTTAAACACATGATGTTTACAAATGTTTCAGGTAAATTTGGAACTTACGATGCAACAATTACTACAGAAGGAAATGATTTTGAAAATGCAGCAATCGAATTTTCTGGCGATATCGCTTCTATCGATACTGCAAATGCAGATAGAGACGGTCACCTAAGAAGCGCTGATTTCTTTGATGCTGAAAACAATCCAAAATTAACTTTCAAAGGTTCTTCATTCAAAAAAATTGATGCCGGAGATTATGAATTAACTGGAGATCTAAACATTAAAGGTGTTTCTAAATCAGTTAAATTTCCTGTAGAATTTAGCGGAATCATGACTGATCCTTGGGGAAATACTAAAGTAGGTTTAAGCATTGAAGGAAAAATTAATCGTAAAGACTGGGGTTTAAACTGGAACTCTGCTCTTGAAACCGGAGGGGTTTTAGTTGGAGAAGAAGTTCGTTTAAACATTGAGTTACAATTTGTAAAACAAGCTTAA
- a CDS encoding pirin family protein has translation MENIVLHKAETRGNANHGWLNAYHSFSFASWYNPDRIQFGALRVLNDDTIAGGMGFGTHPHDNMEIITIPLEGDLAHKDSMGNTEIIKNGDIQVMSAGTGVQHSEFNPNADDQTKLLQIWLFPNKRNVEPRYQQITLDVADRHNKLSQILSPNADDEGVWIHQDAWFHMGNFDAGTTTEYKLKKEGNGVYAFILKGNVTINGQELNTRDAMGISDFETLNIKANTDAEFLLMEIPMNY, from the coding sequence ATGGAAAATATAGTATTACATAAAGCAGAAACAAGAGGAAACGCAAATCACGGATGGCTTAACGCTTATCATAGTTTTAGTTTTGCAAGCTGGTACAATCCGGATAGAATTCAGTTTGGAGCACTTCGTGTTTTGAATGACGATACAATTGCTGGCGGAATGGGTTTTGGAACGCATCCTCACGATAATATGGAAATCATTACGATTCCGTTAGAAGGCGATTTAGCACACAAAGACAGTATGGGAAATACTGAAATCATCAAAAATGGCGATATTCAGGTAATGAGTGCCGGAACCGGAGTTCAGCACAGTGAGTTTAACCCAAATGCCGATGACCAAACTAAATTATTGCAAATCTGGTTGTTTCCTAATAAAAGAAATGTAGAGCCTCGTTACCAGCAAATTACTTTGGATGTGGCTGACAGACATAATAAATTGTCTCAAATTTTATCTCCAAATGCTGATGATGAAGGGGTTTGGATTCATCAGGATGCGTGGTTTCATATGGGAAATTTTGATGCCGGAACCACAACAGAATATAAGTTGAAAAAAGAAGGAAACGGAGTTTATGCTTTCATTTTAAAAGGAAATGTAACTATAAACGGTCAGGAATTAAATACGCGTGACGCAATGGGAATTTCAGATTTTGAAACTTTAAACATCAAAGCAAATACTGATGCTGAGTTTCTTTTAATGGAAATTCCGATGAATTATTGA
- a CDS encoding helix-turn-helix domain-containing protein: protein MDIEKDYIKLIFGLKLKQVRTQKNLSLFGLAKLTNLSKSYLNEIEKGKKYPKTDKILLLCKHLDVSYDQMISLKLDNNLAPIGEILKSGILKEIPLELFGIQEADLIDIIANAPAKVNAFISTIIEIAQHYNLSRESFFLAALRSYQEAHSNYFEDLEEKVIAFSKSFQINLDSKITIEELEAILKEEFEYTIKEIAFTDQEALEDLRSIYVPKSKTLLLSTEIDQPQRAFILAKEIAYNYLKISDRLLTFSWIKFENFDQVLHNFYASYFAGALLLPRKLVVDKINSFLNNEKPNPEEFVALIESFEVSPESFYQRLTNLLPKDFHLKNLFFLRMSHKIGSDFYQIKKELHITNQQEPHANETNEHYCRRWVSVKTIDEAIRQNKPHFFDAQISSYVHSGNEYLVFSSATKDPFIKDNIRSISVGILINPTMKKKFKFIEGKPLVKRIVGVTCETCDVKNCLERAAPPIALEKKKRHENTDLVVQQFINQYS, encoded by the coding sequence ATGGATATCGAAAAAGACTATATAAAGCTGATATTTGGGTTAAAACTGAAACAAGTTCGAACGCAAAAAAACCTATCACTTTTTGGCTTAGCCAAATTGACAAATCTTTCAAAATCGTACTTAAACGAAATTGAAAAGGGAAAAAAATATCCAAAAACAGATAAAATTTTGCTGCTTTGCAAACATTTAGATGTTTCTTACGATCAAATGATATCTTTAAAACTGGACAATAACCTTGCTCCGATTGGCGAAATCTTAAAATCCGGTATTTTAAAAGAAATTCCGCTCGAACTTTTTGGAATTCAGGAAGCTGATTTAATTGATATAATTGCCAATGCTCCGGCCAAGGTCAATGCTTTTATTAGTACGATTATCGAAATCGCTCAGCATTATAATTTAAGCAGAGAAAGTTTTTTTCTCGCTGCTTTACGTTCTTATCAGGAAGCGCACAGTAATTATTTTGAAGATCTGGAAGAGAAAGTAATTGCATTTTCGAAATCATTTCAAATTAATTTAGATTCTAAAATTACAATTGAAGAATTGGAAGCCATTCTTAAAGAAGAATTTGAATACACTATAAAAGAAATTGCTTTTACAGATCAGGAAGCTTTAGAAGATTTACGTTCTATTTATGTACCAAAAAGCAAGACTTTATTACTTTCAACAGAAATTGATCAACCACAAAGGGCTTTTATTTTAGCCAAAGAAATTGCTTATAATTACCTGAAAATTTCAGATCGTTTGCTGACTTTTAGTTGGATTAAGTTTGAAAATTTCGATCAGGTTTTGCACAACTTTTACGCTTCTTATTTTGCCGGAGCTTTATTATTACCAAGAAAATTGGTTGTAGACAAAATCAATAGTTTCTTAAATAATGAGAAACCAAATCCGGAAGAATTTGTCGCTTTAATAGAAAGTTTCGAAGTTTCTCCGGAATCTTTCTACCAGCGATTAACCAATTTATTGCCAAAAGATTTCCATCTGAAAAATTTATTCTTTTTAAGAATGTCTCATAAAATTGGTTCTGATTTTTATCAGATTAAAAAAGAATTACATATTACCAATCAGCAAGAACCGCACGCCAACGAAACCAACGAACATTATTGCAGAAGATGGGTTTCGGTAAAAACGATTGACGAAGCCATCAGACAAAACAAACCGCATTTTTTTGATGCCCAAATTTCAAGTTACGTTCATAGCGGCAATGAATATTTGGTTTTTTCATCGGCCACAAAAGATCCTTTTATAAAAGATAATATTCGCAGTATTTCTGTTGGAATTTTAATTAATCCAACAATGAAAAAGAAATTCAAATTCATTGAAGGAAAACCATTAGTCAAAAGAATTGTTGGCGTTACCTGCGAAACCTGCGATGTAAAAAATTGTTTAGAAAGAGCCGCGCCACCAATTGCGTTAGAAAAGAAAAAACGCCATGAGAATACGGATTTGGTTGTTCAGCAGTTTATTAATCAGTATAGTTAA
- the aceB gene encoding malate synthase A has translation MKNQLEITETAMEFLAEKKLSYPNIWTEEAIAFIIDLHRKFESQRKLLLLQRDQKQVMFDQGIMPTFPLETKHIRESNWTAGEIPKDLLDRRVEITGPVDRKMIINALNSGAKTFMADFEDSTSPTWKNLIDGQINLIDAVNKTISYTDEVKNKSYQLNEKIATLIVRPRGLHLLEKHILVDGEMVSGSLVDFGLYVFHNHKKLLENNSGPYFYIPKLEHYLEARWWNNVIDFTEDYLKLERGTTKVTVLIETITASFQLDEIIYELKEHIVGLNCGRWDYIFSYIKKFRKNPKFIVPDRDQVNMTSPFMNAYSNLVIQRCHKRGIHAIGGMAAQIPIKNNEEANAIAFAKVKTDKEREVKNGHDGTWVAHPDLVSIAKEIFDKGMPTPNQIHIKREHRKITEADLIEPPIGIITENGARKNINVGVLYLASWLNGQGAAALHNLMEDAATAEISRSQLWQWLQNKVVLDNGKKLDLAYYHELALEEFQKIKNELGEENYEKRQFPLAEKVLERLVVNTDFVDFLTIPCYKYL, from the coding sequence ATGAAAAACCAATTAGAAATTACCGAAACGGCAATGGAATTTTTAGCCGAAAAGAAGCTTTCTTATCCAAACATCTGGACAGAAGAAGCAATTGCATTTATAATCGATTTGCATCGAAAATTCGAATCGCAACGAAAATTGCTGTTGTTGCAGCGTGATCAAAAACAAGTCATGTTTGATCAGGGAATAATGCCAACTTTTCCTTTAGAAACAAAACACATCAGAGAAAGTAATTGGACAGCAGGAGAAATTCCGAAAGATTTATTAGACCGAAGAGTTGAAATTACCGGACCGGTTGATCGCAAAATGATTATCAACGCATTGAATTCGGGAGCGAAAACTTTTATGGCCGATTTTGAAGACAGTACTTCTCCAACCTGGAAAAATTTGATAGACGGACAAATAAATTTGATAGACGCTGTAAATAAAACGATTTCTTATACCGATGAAGTTAAAAATAAAAGTTATCAGCTAAATGAAAAAATAGCCACGTTAATTGTTCGTCCAAGAGGATTGCATCTTTTAGAAAAGCACATTTTAGTTGATGGCGAAATGGTTTCAGGTTCTTTAGTTGATTTTGGATTGTATGTTTTTCATAATCATAAAAAATTGTTGGAAAACAATTCCGGACCCTATTTCTATATTCCAAAATTAGAACATTATTTGGAGGCACGCTGGTGGAATAATGTGATTGATTTTACCGAAGATTATTTGAAATTAGAAAGAGGAACTACAAAAGTGACGGTTTTAATTGAAACGATAACGGCAAGTTTTCAATTGGATGAAATTATCTACGAATTAAAAGAACATATCGTTGGGTTGAATTGCGGTCGTTGGGATTATATTTTTTCTTACATCAAGAAATTCCGTAAGAATCCAAAATTTATTGTTCCCGATCGCGATCAGGTAAATATGACTTCGCCTTTTATGAATGCATATTCTAATTTGGTAATTCAAAGATGCCACAAACGCGGGATTCATGCCATTGGCGGAATGGCAGCGCAAATTCCGATTAAAAATAATGAAGAAGCAAATGCTATCGCTTTCGCAAAAGTAAAAACCGATAAAGAACGCGAAGTAAAAAATGGTCACGACGGAACCTGGGTTGCGCATCCGGACTTGGTTTCAATAGCCAAAGAAATTTTTGATAAAGGAATGCCAACTCCAAATCAAATTCATATTAAAAGGGAACATCGCAAAATTACAGAAGCTGATTTGATTGAACCACCAATTGGAATCATAACAGAAAATGGTGCTCGAAAAAATATCAATGTAGGAGTTTTGTATCTGGCTTCTTGGCTAAACGGACAAGGTGCAGCTGCTTTGCATAATTTAATGGAAGATGCTGCAACAGCTGAAATTTCGAGATCGCAATTGTGGCAATGGCTTCAAAATAAAGTGGTTTTAGATAATGGCAAAAAATTAGATCTGGCATATTATCATGAATTGGCTTTAGAAGAATTTCAAAAAATTAAAAACGAATTGGGCGAAGAAAATTACGAGAAACGTCAATTTCCTTTAGCTGAAAAAGTTTTAGAAAGATTAGTTGTAAATACTGATTTTGTTGACTTTTTGACGATTCCGTGTTACAAATATCTATAA